One Pseudomonas sp. MH9.2 DNA segment encodes these proteins:
- the aceE gene encoding pyruvate dehydrogenase (acetyl-transferring), homodimeric type, which yields MQDLDPVETQEWLDALESVLDKEGEDRAHYLMTRMGELATRSGSQLPYAITTPYRNTIPVTHEARMPGDLFMERRIRSLVRWNALAMVVKTNLHDPDLGGHISSFASSATLYDIGFNYFFQAPTDEHGGDLIYFQGHASPGVYARAFMEGRITEDQMNNFRQEVDGKGLSSYPHPWLMKDFWQFPTVSMGLGPIQAIYQARFMKYLEHRGYIPEGKQKVWCFLGDGETDEPESLGAISLAGRENLDNLIFVVNCNLQRLDGPVRGNGKIIQELEGVFRGAQWNVTKVVWGRFWDPLLAKDVDGILQRRMDEVVDGEYQNYKAKDGAFVREHFFNSPELKAMVADLSDDEIWKLNRGGHDPYKVYAAYHEAVNHKGQPTVVLAKTIKGYGTGAGEAKNTAHNTKKVDVDSLKSFRDRFDIPIKDDQLETLPFFKPEEGSAEARYLSERRAALGGFVPQRRAKSFNLPTPPLETLKAILDGSGDREISTTMAFVRILSQLIKDKEIGQRIVPIIPDEARTFGMEGMFRQLGIYSAVGQLYEPVDKEQVMFYREDKKGQILEEGINEAGAMSSFIAAGTSYSTHNQPMIPFYIFYSMFGFQRIGDLAWAAGDSRTRGFLVGGTAGRTTLNGEGLQHEDGHSHILASTIPNCRTFDPTYGYELAVIIREGMRLMFEEQQDVFYYLTVMNESYVQPAMPAGVEEGIIKGMYLLEEDTKEAAHHVQLMGSGTILREVREAAKILREQFNVGADVWSVTSFNELRRDGLAVERSNRLHPGQKPALSYVEECLSGRKGPVIASTDYMKLFADQIRQWVPTKEYKVLGTDGFGRSDSRKKLRHFFEVDRNFVVLAALEALADRGDIEPKVVAEAIVKFGIDPEKRNPLDC from the coding sequence ATGCAAGACCTCGATCCCGTCGAAACCCAGGAATGGCTGGACGCCCTGGAATCGGTTCTCGACAAAGAAGGCGAAGACCGTGCTCACTATTTGATGACCCGTATGGGCGAGCTGGCCACCAGAAGTGGCTCACAGCTGCCTTACGCCATCACCACGCCCTACCGCAACACGATCCCCGTTACCCACGAAGCACGCATGCCTGGCGACCTGTTCATGGAACGCCGCATTCGCTCGCTGGTGCGTTGGAACGCGTTGGCAATGGTTGTCAAAACCAACCTGCATGACCCTGACCTGGGCGGTCACATCTCCAGCTTCGCCTCCAGCGCGACGCTGTATGACATTGGTTTCAACTACTTCTTCCAGGCCCCGACCGACGAACATGGCGGCGACCTGATCTACTTCCAGGGTCACGCTTCGCCGGGCGTTTACGCACGGGCGTTCATGGAAGGCCGGATCACCGAAGACCAAATGAACAACTTCCGTCAGGAAGTCGACGGCAAAGGCCTGTCGTCTTATCCACACCCGTGGCTGATGAAAGATTTCTGGCAGTTCCCGACTGTATCCATGGGCCTTGGCCCGATCCAGGCGATCTACCAGGCACGCTTCATGAAGTACCTGGAACACCGTGGCTACATCCCTGAAGGCAAGCAGAAAGTCTGGTGCTTCCTGGGCGATGGCGAGACCGACGAGCCGGAATCCCTGGGTGCAATCTCCCTGGCCGGTCGTGAAAACCTCGACAACCTGATCTTCGTCGTTAACTGCAACCTGCAACGTCTCGACGGCCCGGTTCGCGGTAACGGCAAGATCATCCAGGAACTCGAAGGTGTGTTCCGTGGCGCTCAATGGAACGTGACCAAAGTGGTCTGGGGCCGTTTCTGGGACCCACTGCTGGCCAAAGACGTCGACGGCATCCTGCAACGCCGGATGGACGAAGTGGTCGACGGCGAGTATCAGAACTACAAAGCCAAAGACGGCGCGTTCGTGCGTGAACACTTCTTCAACTCGCCCGAACTCAAGGCGATGGTTGCTGATCTGTCCGACGATGAAATCTGGAAACTCAACCGTGGCGGCCACGACCCGTACAAGGTCTACGCGGCGTACCACGAAGCCGTTAACCACAAGGGTCAACCGACCGTGGTTCTGGCCAAGACCATCAAGGGTTACGGCACCGGTGCGGGTGAAGCGAAGAACACCGCGCACAACACCAAGAAAGTCGACGTCGACAGCCTGAAAAGCTTCCGTGACCGCTTCGACATTCCAATCAAAGATGACCAACTGGAAACCCTGCCGTTCTTCAAGCCCGAAGAAGGCAGCGCCGAAGCCCGCTACTTGAGCGAGCGCCGTGCCGCACTGGGCGGTTTCGTGCCACAGCGTCGCGCCAAGAGCTTCAATCTGCCGACTCCGCCACTGGAAACCCTCAAGGCTATCCTCGACGGTTCCGGCGATCGCGAAATCTCCACCACCATGGCCTTCGTGCGGATTCTGTCGCAACTGATCAAGGACAAAGAGATCGGCCAGCGCATCGTGCCGATCATTCCCGACGAAGCCCGTACCTTCGGTATGGAAGGCATGTTCCGCCAGTTGGGCATCTACTCGGCCGTCGGCCAGCTCTACGAGCCAGTCGATAAAGAACAAGTGATGTTCTACCGCGAGGACAAGAAAGGTCAGATCCTCGAGGAAGGTATCAACGAAGCAGGCGCCATGTCCTCCTTCATCGCTGCCGGTACGTCCTACAGCACTCACAACCAACCGATGATCCCGTTCTACATCTTCTATTCGATGTTCGGGTTCCAACGTATCGGCGACCTGGCCTGGGCCGCTGGCGACAGCCGCACCCGGGGTTTCCTGGTCGGCGGCACGGCCGGTCGGACCACGCTCAACGGCGAAGGTTTGCAGCACGAAGACGGTCACAGCCACATCCTGGCCTCGACCATTCCGAACTGCCGCACGTTCGACCCGACCTACGGCTATGAGTTGGCGGTGATCATCCGCGAAGGCATGCGCCTGATGTTCGAAGAGCAGCAGGACGTTTTCTACTACCTCACCGTGATGAACGAATCCTACGTGCAACCGGCCATGCCGGCTGGCGTCGAGGAAGGCATCATCAAGGGTATGTACCTGCTCGAAGAAGACACCAAGGAAGCGGCGCACCACGTCCAGCTTATGGGGTCGGGCACTATCCTGCGTGAAGTGCGTGAAGCGGCGAAGATCCTGCGCGAGCAGTTCAACGTCGGCGCGGATGTCTGGAGCGTTACCAGCTTCAACGAACTGCGTCGCGATGGCCTGGCCGTAGAGCGCAGCAACCGCCTGCACCCGGGTCAGAAGCCTGCATTGAGCTACGTGGAAGAATGCCTCAGTGGCCGTAAAGGTCCGGTGATCGCTTCGACCGACTACATGAAACTGTTCGCTGACCAGATTCGTCAGTGGGTACCGACCAAGGAATACAAAGTCCTGGGCACTGATGGTTTCGGCCGCAGTGACAGCCGCAAGAAGCTGCGTCACTTCTTTGAAGTCGATCGTAACTTCGTGGTCCTGGCAGCTCTGGAAGCCTTGGCTGATCGCGGCGATATCGAACCCAAGGTGGTGGCTGAAGCCATCGTCAAGTTCGGCATCGACCCTGAGAAACGCAACCCACTGGACTGTTAA